The Synechocystis sp. PCC 6714 genome includes the window TGAATTTCTCAACGCCGCCAGTTTAATCATGGTACACCTCAGTCGGCTGAGCGAAGAAATGATCCTCTGGGCTTCCCAGGAATTTAGCTTTATCAGTTTGACCGATAGCTGTGCCACGGGGTCGAGTATTATGCCCCAAAAGAAAAACCCAGACGTACCGGAATTGATTCGGGGTAAGGCAGGGCGGGTGATGGGCCATCTGCAGGGAATGCTAGTGCTGATGAAGGGTTTGCCCCTGGCCTACAACAAAGATCTACAGGAAGATAAAGAAGCGTTATTTGATGCGGTGAAAACTGTCCAAGTGAGCCTGGAAGCCATGACCATTTTGCTTGATGAAGGCATTGTTTTTCGCCAAGAACGGTTGGCCGAAGCTGTGGCGGAAGATTTTTCCAATGCCACCGATGTGGCGGATTACCTGGCAGCCAAGGGAGTGCCTTTCCGAGAAGCCTATAACTTAGTGGGGAAAGTGGTTAAAACTAGCCTAGCGGCGGGGAAATTGCTCAAGGATTTGACTATGACGGAATGGCAAGAACTCCATCCAGCCTTTGAAGAGGATATTTACCAAGCCATTACCCCCCAACAGGTGGTGGCGGCCCGCAACAGTTACGGTGGTACGGGCTTTGAGCAGGTAAAAATGGCGATCGCCAACGCTAAAGCTGAGTTAGGCCAGGCTTAAATTGGTGTGGAGATACGCCCAGGTTTTAATTAGATTACTGCTCCGTCGTCCCCTGTCAGCGGTTACGGTAATCCCGGTTCTGTCAGATGGTTCCCTAGTCCTAGTCAAACGGCAGGATACGGGGCAATGGAGCTTACCCGGCGGCCTAATCGACTGGGGAGAAACCATAGAAATAACCGCTAGTCGAGAATTGCAAGAGGAAACGGGTTTGCGGTTAATTAAAATCGATCGCCTGGTGGGGGTTTATTCCAGTCCTGATCGGGATCCCCGTATGCACTCCATCACCATTTCCCTAGTAGTTAAAGCAGAAGGTCATTTACTCGTTGGCGATCGCCAGGAAATATCCCAGGTACAAGCCTTTTTGCCGGAACATTTACCCCTAGGGAAATTAAGCCATGACCATGACCGCCAGCTACAGGATTTCTTCCGAGGGGAAACGATTATTAGTTAATATTTTTTGCTCAATTAATAACCCAAGGCTCAGAATCTCTGATCCCCCAAGATATAGTCATTTCAAATAATTTCGAGATTGCTTAAGTGTTTATTGGTAAGCTTTTCAGTGAATTTGACTGCCTCAGTCTTACTAGAAATGACTATAGCTCTTTGAAGTTCTTTATCGTACACCTATCCTGTGAAGCCAGAAATCGGCAGTAAAAATGTGTCTAAATCCTAGGGGATTTACCCATTGTCACATAATGCCATCGGAGAATGGGTGGATATGTGGGTAATAGTTGCTTTGGGAAAATCTCTTTCATCAACTGGTATTATTCCTTGTCCATGCTCCTTAGCCCCCATGGTTGATATCACCATGGCAATATTTGCCAAATCCAGAGTCAATGATAGAAGGAAATTATAGTTGATTTAATTGAGAGTAAGACACTGACCGGCGCTAAAAGCGTCATTGGTAAAGACCCTAGTCGTCTCAATCTTACTTTGATTGACTATACTACGCAACTGGCACCTTTCACCACTGCCTTAAAACTCTCAATTATTTTTGTTTTATTCTCCACAGTTGAAGAGCTAGGGCATCAACAATTGGGCATCTCCCGGTTGGGAAAGTCCAGGTTGATTGGGAGTTGTAACGGCCGGGGGGGGCGTTTGGTTTTGATCACCCTGTTCTCCTGAACCAGGCTCCGTTCCATTGGATCCGGCCTGGGGTCGATAAAGTTCAGCGAGAAAATCTACCAATTCCTGCCGTTGTTTCCGATTCAGCTGTGCAATCAACTGGCGATCGCCTTCGAGGGGACTTTCCTGTAGGGTGGAAAAACCGGGATAACGTTCCGGCACCATTTGCTCATTGGCATTAAGATAATCTGCCAGAGTTAAACGCCAATCAAAACGATAACGAGTTGGTCTTTTTTGTATATCCCGGTGATAGCGGATCATCCGACTGATCAAGGTGTTATCCGGATCGGGACTCCCGTCACTTTGACGGCGATAATCATTGCCTTTGGGCAGATCGGGGAAGCGGTTATAAACTTGCTGGGCAATTATTTCCACCACCACTGTATAGCCCCCAGCAGGAACCCCTTGGGAATCTTGGGCCTGGGAAACTGCCCCCCACTGTCCAGGACTATGGAGTAGCATGGTGAGCAAAAAGCTCAGACAACCCAATAGCAATGAGAGGGGGAAAAGGGGCTTAAACATGGCACTGAGACGTTAATTGTCGCTAATAATTTCGGGGCGAGTTAACTCGTCGGACATTTCAATAATGGCGCGGATGGCAGGCTTCATGTTGGGGTCGTCAATGCTATCAAAATCTTCCGAGCGATTTTCCTTGGCCCGCTTAGCCACCCTCACCGTAATGTTGTAGCGGTTTGAGGCTGCCTCTAGCAGTTCTTCGGAACGATAAATAATGTGATTGGAATCCAAATTGCTACGCTTGGTCATGGTAAACAAAGTAAAGGAAGAAATGGCGATCGCCATTGAGGGAAGAAAACAGAGAGAAACTAGATCCAGGCAAAATCTGGGCAACACGCTTCCCAGTCTAGCGGAAAATCAACCCAGCTCCATTTAGATGGGGTCGGTACCATCTCCAACATCCCTGAGAAGGATTATCACCATGGACGAAAACATCGGCTTAGACCTTGGTATCGAACAATTCAACCGCCAAGACTTTTATGCTTGCCATGACACCCTCGAAGCTGTGTGGCTGGAGGCAAACCCGATGGAGAAAAACTTTTACCAAGGTATTCTGCAAATTGCGGTAGCCCACTACCATCTCTCCAATCACAATTGGCGGGGAGCCGTGACATTACTAGGGGAAGGCATCCGTCGATTGCGGAATTTTCGTCCCCACCATCGAGGAGTAGACATAGAAAACCTTTTCCAAACTAGCGCTCTGCTGTTACAGGATTTGCAAGCCATTGCCCCCGAAAAATTGCCCCAATGGCTAGACCAGGCATCAAAGGAGCAATTGGCACCCCAAATTAAAGTCGAGTCAAAATAGGGCCAAAAAGATCCAAACACTGTGCTAGCATTGTTAATGCCGAAAGCGAAACGGCGAGCGTAGCCAAGGGGTTAAGGCAGAGGATTGTGGTTCCTCCACTCGTGGGTTCGAATCCCATCGTTCGCCCTCTTCATAGGATTATTCAGAATTCAAATGGCGGTTCTTTCGCCAAGTAGATAGACCGGGTCTGATTTACATTTAGGACGGTAGGTGAGGCTGTGAAAGCAAAACTTACAGTTCACCTTAAATTCCTTTAGCACATGGTTCGCCTAGCCCAGTTTCCTGTGATTTTTACAAAACTTTGCCCGACCGGTTATAGTAGAAAATGATGCAAGTGATTAAACGATCAGTTCGGAGTTAGGGAGTAATAATGGAATTTAACTTTGACTTTCATACGTCAGAACAAGAAGAACAACAAGTTAATACTCTGCTCCAGTATCTGCAAAAACAGCATCCCGAAACTCTTGCCTGGATTGCCCAGTCCGCCAGTTCTGAAATTAAGGAAATCATCCACCAAAACGTGCAGGGCCTCGTGGGTATGCTTCCTATGGACGACTTCGATGTGCAAATCACCACTGACCGGGAAGATTTTGCCAATCTGCTAGCTTCGGCCATGATGACGGGCTACTTCCTTAGTCGTATGGAACAACGAAAGAATCTGGAGTCATCCTTTTCCAACTCAGATTATCTTTAGAAGCCGATGATCATAGTGCTAGGGAGCACCACTGCTGATGGCGTTCAGACGATGGGAGAACTTGCATTTACCCACTCCACGAAAATCAAACAGATATACTATTGATGGTCCATGGCTAAGGAAAAAGAAAGGATAAAAATTGTCAGCGATAATCGCCAAGCTCGCTTTTTGTACGAAATTTTAGAAACCTATGAGGCCGGCATTGAATTGCAAGGCACTGAGGTTAAGTCCATTCGGGCCGGTAAAGTTAACTTGCGCGACGGCTTTGCCCTTTTGCGGGATGGAGAAGTCTGGCTGATGAATGTGCATATTTCCCCCTACGACAAAAGTAGTCAGTTCTTTAACCATGACCCCCGCCGTACCCGTCGTTTGTTAATGCATAACTGGGAAATTCGCAAACTGATTGGTCAGGTTGAGCAAAAAGGCCTGACTTTAGTGCCCCTAAAAATGTACTTCAAAGGCAGTTGGGTGAAAATTGCCCTGGGTTTGGGCAAAGGTAAAAAACTCCACGACAAGCGGGAAACCTTGAAGCGTCGTCAGGACGACCGGGATATGGCCCGGGCCATGAAGCGTTAACAGCCCAAAATAGCCTAATTCTCCATATGGTATGGCAAAAAATGGGCTGTTTAGGACATTTTAAATTTTAGACCCCTTATTTAGAAAGGTTTTCAGTGATTGTTAGTCCTAAGCGTCCTGATCTTTGCTATGGCAGTTGGGTTTTGGACGATCGCCGCCGGTAAATGAATCAACGAAGAATTTTTAGACCTTCACACTTATCTTTCATTCTTTCATCTTCCAGATTAAATTCTGCCCGTACTGAATATTCTCGGCCGGGATGAAAATAGGAATTATAAAAGAAACTAAAGGGGGCTTTTTCCACAATGCAAACCCGATCGCCGTCTTTAATTTGACTAAAAATTTCCTTTTTTACCATCCAATCTGCGGTTTCTAACTGTTGGGTCAGGGGTTGAAAAGCTGGATAGGTAAAGAACTTATTAGTTTTGTGAATAAAGATAATCATAAATATAAAGGCAACTAAGCCAAAATATTGCGGCTTTAGAATATTTCTTGGGTTGGGATTATGGTCAGCAAAACGGGTAACTAAATAGGCGTTGAGACTGACAAAAACAATCATCCAATACATGTAGTAGCGCAATTCATAGGATTGGGGCATCCACATAGTTACCACTGACATAACTAGCATCAAAGCCAGGGCTACCTTAGTTGATTTCTGCCAATTTTTCCAGCAAAGAAATGCGAAAAGTATAGTATTAAAAATTACATAGCCGCCAAAATATCCCCCCATGCCAAAGCGTTCTTCATTCCAGGAAATAAAGTCCATGGCCAATGTCCAACGCCAGGGTCGGCGATCGTCAAAGGCATTAATTTCTAGTAAAGATTGTCCCCAACGGGCTGGGGGTGGTAATCGGCGAATCTTTTCGTGCATGAAGTTGGGGGATTCTTCAGTATGATTAAGCACCTGGCCGGCAATGCTAATTTTGACGGGATAGGCCGGGTTTTGGTAGAGAACAATATTCTTGACGGGGTTGTAGAAGATAATCAGACTAGCAAGGGTACCGAAGGCAAATACCTGGGCTAGTTTGAGCAAATTGTCCTGGCGAGTTTTATCTGTTCGCCAGTAGTTAATAACAAAAAGTGGCAATGAGCAAAGTATCAATAAAAAAACTACAGGGATTAGTTGTAGTTTAATATTGGCCGCCACAAATGCGGATAAGAATAAAATTGAGATAGTTTTTAAATTAAGTTTAATCCTATCTATGTAGAGTAAATACAAGGTTAAAATGCAGATGCTAACCCCCACATTGCCGGGCAAATCAATGTAACTTCTTGCGGCATGCATGTGCACCATCGGCACGGCCAGCAGGGAAAGACTAGCTAAATAAAAAGGAATCTTCGGAACTTTTACGAGATAAATGATTAAAACTATTAAGCTAAAATAAGAAACTAAATTAGTCGCCTCAATGCGGTTAAAAACCACCCAGAATAATCCCTGGAGCCAGTTCGCCAAGAGAGGAAAACCAAGAAATCGATTTTCTGTAAAGTATTCAAACGTGTATTGTTCCGGTGGAATGATGCCCCAAATTCTAGCGGCAAAAGGGATATGGTACATGAACGCATCCCCACCATAGTTATAGTCAAAAAAAGCAATGCCAAAAATAGAAATTAAGGTTAAAACTGCCGCGCCACTGAGAATGTAACCAATAATATTTAACACTCCTATTTTTTTGATCTTTGCGCCCACAGCAAATTTCTTCAAAGGATGATTAACATCTAAGGTCTCCAAAATTGACCAAGCAGTGGCCGTGGCCCCCACAATCAATAAAACAATTCTCCCCAAACGTAGATCGTCCCCCTGAAATACATTCCAATAACCAGCGATGCCCAGCATTGCGGCCAGGGAAATGGAAATGTTCCCCCAAATGAAGAGCACGTTATTTTCAAATTTGCTCAGGAAAGCATAGCGGCGCACAGCCGAAACTCCCTTGTACACTGAAAAACTAAAAATTAACAGTATGAGCCCGATCGCCAAACCAAGGAGGGGAACTAACATTGGGGATTAAATACTAGAAATAAAGGGCGGAGGGGAGAGAGTCAAAGTTGGTGATTTTAGTGATTTTGGCGCTATTAATGGTCAAAGTAGGATCTTGGGTACCATGTTGGAATTCAAAATACAGTTGAATTTCACTAGTTTCAGGTAAATTTATCACCCAATCTCGGTAGCTAGAGGCTAACAATTGACTAAAGGCATGGTAACGAAATATTACTTTTTCATTAACTTTAACCCCACACATTAAATCATTGTCGGTGCCTTCGGCGGTGAAATCCCAATCAATTAGATACCGACCTTTAGGCAAAATAAGACTGTTTTTCAACAGGGCAGAGCCGTCTTTAGTTCGCTTAAAGTCCTCTGGTCCTAATATGCTCTGACTTACAAATTGGAATGGTGCTTGGTAGGGAGTTTCCCCCAGGCGATCGCCATGGATATAGAGATTATTGCGAATGTCCGCTCCCACGGGATAATCCTCAGCAGATTTAACTTCTCGGTAGGTATTAACGTCAATGGCAACGTAACCTAAATTACGCAGAAAATCTAAACATCTGGTGTCATTTCGCTGGGTTTCTAAAACCAGATGAGGTTTAGCGGCAATCAGTGTTTTTTCTAGCCCCTTAATAGCGTCAAATTCTGCCCCTTCAATGTCCATTTTTAGTAGGTTTGGCACCAGCTTAGTATGGTCGATAAAGTCATCTAGGGCAATGGTTTTGACTTCATAGGTGGAACCTTCCCCATTCTCACTATAAATGCTGTCATTGAGATGGCTTCCGAGATAAATTTTCACCGTTTCGTGGGAAGTGGAATAAACTGCATGGTGAAAAAGTTGAACGTTATTGCAACCGCTTAAAACTAAATTACGTTGGGTTTTGTCAATAATACGGGGACTAGCTTCAAAAGCACAAACAATGCCCTTTGGTCCTACCATTCTGGACATCACAGTGGTCAAGCCAGCAAAATTTGCCCCCACATCAAAAACAATATCTCCAGGTTTACAAAGATCCCGTAATACTATCTGCACCGGTGGTTCCCAGAGGTTTTCCTGGTACCAGGGGGCAATGCCAAACAGTTGAACGGAAGCTAATTTTTCTTCCACAGCCAATTTTTTATCAATTTCTGGGGCAAGGATTTTGGCTAATTTATACTTGAGCTTATCTTTGATTTTGTTGAGCATAATTAATTATTTTTTAGAGGTGGTAATATCTGTAAACCAGAGAAAGGAATGTTGTTCGTGGCGATTGTCGTTGAAGATGGAATAACGGGGAGCAAAAATTCTCTCCTTGGGCCAAGACTGTTGATGTTCCTGCTCCCATTGCTGAGTTAGTTTACGGGCCGCTAACATCGAGTTGAGGGGAGAAAATTTGGATAGTTTAGGGAACCAGTCCAAGGAACGGTAGGCGGTCAATAAAGACTTGATGCCAGCAAAGTATTTTAAAGCTTCAGCATCGGGTTGAACTTTTTCTAGGTAAAGTCCCAGATTATAGGCGTGATCAAAGTCGGTGCTAACATGTTTGCAGTAGGACTTACGATAGCCTAAACAATGGTAAAGCAAATTCTCCACTTCCCCTGGCGATCGCCGTTGGAAAGCATATTTAACACCGGCCAACGTACGATGTAAATACCAAGCCCGCATATCCTCAATTTCCGTGGCGGGACTTTGGGTAGTACGTTCATCAGGATAATTCCAAAATAATCCCAACATCTTATCGACTACCTTACTTTTAATGAAGGGCATCACTCGGTTTTTAAATTCCGTATCCCCTGCCCCCCGAAAACTTTGGTCGTAGTAACCAAAACGTTCGTGGATTGACCTACGGTACAATGCCCCCACCCATGATAAATAGCAGGTTTCCAAGTAAACTAAATCCTGTTCATAGCCGGTGCGGTCGTAGGGCATAATGTCACTGACCCAACCCCCCTGCATGTCTACATTGGTGACCAAACTATGGCCAATGGCCCAATCCAACTCCGGGTCTTGATCCAGTTCCCCGGCTAAAATTTCTAAGCAGTCGGGCAAAATGGTTTCATCTACCCCCAAGAAAGCTAAATATGGGGATTTCGCCAACTTTATACCCCGATTCCAGGCACTTTGGATGGTTTCCCGCTGTGGCGATCGGACATACAAAATTGGATAGGCTAATTCCGGAGCGAGGGCTTTGAAAACTTCATACTCATTCCCTGGGGACCCACTATCCACCAATACCACTTCCGCCTCTCCCCGCTTAATCAGGGTTTGATGTTGTAGTGTCCGCAGAAATAGAGGCAATTTGGCCGCCGCATTGTAAAGGGAAACAATGATCGTAGCCCGGCGCGGTTCTTCCCCCCGGCGATCGTCCCAAATCTCATACTCATCCCCAGCAGGATTAATCAAATTATCCGAACGAGCCTGTTCAATTAAGCTATAGCAACGCTCTTCCCGCTCCGATGGTTGGCCATAAAGGGCCGATACCGCTTCCTGTTCCTTGGGGAAACCGTATTCTGTTAGGGTCCGCAACACAAAGGGTAAATCATCAAACTGGTCTTCCCCCAGTGCCCGCATGGCTCGAAGTTTATAGGTAGCTGACACCAAAGTATTGCCCCGCAATTCTTCAATGCGAGCTAATTCCCGCCAGAGTCGCACCCGATCAATGCGGTAATTAGTGGCCAGTTTACCCCGTACCCCCTGGAACTCCGATTCATAACCGGAGCCTAAGCGCCATCCCATTTGGATTTTTTCAGCTAAATCTTTCGCGGTCTGTTCCGTTGCATTGAAAGTTTCTTTGTACTTTTTCAACAAATTGGGAGCTTTAACTAATTGGGCATTGCGGTCATCCCCTAGGGGCTGTAAAATCCTTCCCTTTAACTGGCCAGCAGTACCCTTTAGGTTATTTTTAATTTGTTTAAGAGTTGGTTTTAGCTGGGCTTTCAGAGGTTGTAAGAAAGAGACGTTTTCTTGGGTGCTGACCCAGTAGCCCATTAGCTGGTTGTACCAACTTTGTAACTCGTTTCTAATTTCTTGCTCATACTGACTAGGTTGATGGTAAATCTCTTCTAAGGCAGGGCCATTGGCGACGGCTTCTGAACTTTTTACCTTATCTACTAGTTGACTACGATACCCAGAGTAGTCCCTTAAAATATGTTCAATGGCTGGTAGACAACTGTAAATATTATCCAGATCAATTTCCACAAAAGGAATGCTGGGAAAATCCTCTTTCAGGAGGCGACAAACCCCCGCACCACTGCCAATAATAGTGGGGCAACCAGAAAATAGAGATTCTAGAGCAACTAAGTTGAGCGTATCGTAACGGGAAGGCACAAAGGTAACCGTTTTGCGAGCAAATAGACCCATCAATTCCTGTGGAGGCTTGGGAGGTAAAAATTTAACTGGACTTTGGCGATCGCCAAGCATACTCCGCAGATAACTTTCGGAAGAAATGGTGCTGGTATCGTTAAAACTATGGGGACCAATGATATTGGCTTCGTTATACAAATCCTTATTCAGCCACCAGGCTAAGTCAATGAAAATATCGGGACCTTTACGTCTCTCTGTACGACCAATAAAATTTAAATTAGGGCGATCGCCACTGGCAATTTCTTCTAGGGGTTGGGGTAATTCAAAAAAGTGGAGAGGATGGTAATAATGGGCAGAAAATGGACTGAGAGCTTGCCATTCATCGATATAACTCTTGCTGATGCCGTAGCGCAGATCGACGGTGGCATATTGCTTTAATTCTTCTAGATCCAGGGGGATATTTTCTTTGCCTTGGTTGAACCAATCTAACTTTAAAGTTGTGGAAATTTTGCCGTGGAGGGAAAGGGCAATTTTATCGAACTTAACCCGGTGATAATCAAGGGCAGGACGAAGAAAGATAGCCCATTGTTCATAATCTGGGGAATCAATTAAATCGAATTCCCTACCACTGAGAGAAGCTGCAATGTTGCTTGCCCTAACAAAGGAACGGTAAACCCATTTGGGGGGATTGACATCAAAAAAGTTATTTAGATCTGCGAGGAAATATTTTTCCTGAAAAGGGACTCCGTAGGCATTATCAGGACGCTTCGTCCCACTGCTTTCCTTTTCAATCAGGTAATAGAAATCAATGTTGGGATTTTTACGAATTAAACTACGGTAAAAAGTTTGCCCACCACCTACTTTGGCAAATAGGTCAAAATCTGTGATTAATACCTTCATGAAAGCAAATCTAGATAGGTTTGATAAAGCTGACGATGGTCATAATTTTGGGCAAAGTTGCGGGCGGAATTACCCAATTGCTCATACCGATGGGGATGCTGAATAATATCTTCAATTACCCCGATATAAGTTGCTAAATTATTGTTAATTAAACAATGCACCTCCGACTCCACAGGATAACCCCGAAAGGCGATCGCCGTGCCGAGGATTACCTTACCATAAGCCATTGCCTCTAGGGTTTTGACGGACATGCCAGTACCTGTCTCCAGGGGGATTAATACCAGTGCCGCCCGCCGATAAAGGGCTTGGAGAACGGAATCGGAGACTTTCCCTAGGGCAAAAAAGTTTCGTTCTTGCTTAGATGGACAGCAACCACCGACGGCGATCGCCTGCCAATGGCCGCCCCCAGCCTGAGCTAGGGTTTGAATCTGCTCCACTGCTTTGACATTGGGTAGATGTTGACTGCCGACAAATAAACAGAAGGGTTGACGCCAATTAATGGCCGTATCCAGGGATTCTAGAATTGCCTGGGTTGGTTCTGGGTCAGCAGAAGTTGGATAGGATGCCACATCTAAACCGATGGGAACATAATGGCTCCCAATGTTATAACTCCGGAAAAATGCTTGGTCTTCTGGGGAAAGGGTCACC containing:
- a CDS encoding NUDIX hydrolase: MWRYAQVLIRLLLRRPLSAVTVIPVLSDGSLVLVKRQDTGQWSLPGGLIDWGETIEITASRELQEETGLRLIKIDRLVGVYSSPDRDPRMHSITISLVVKAEGHLLVGDRQEISQVQAFLPEHLPLGKLSHDHDRQLQDFFRGETIIS
- a CDS encoding DNA-directed RNA polymerase subunit omega, which encodes MTKRSNLDSNHIIYRSEELLEAASNRYNITVRVAKRAKENRSEDFDSIDDPNMKPAIRAIIEMSDELTRPEIISDN
- a CDS encoding DUF309 domain-containing protein; translation: MDENIGLDLGIEQFNRQDFYACHDTLEAVWLEANPMEKNFYQGILQIAVAHYHLSNHNWRGAVTLLGEGIRRLRNFRPHHRGVDIENLFQTSALLLQDLQAIAPEKLPQWLDQASKEQLAPQIKVESK
- a CDS encoding DUF760 domain-containing protein; translated protein: MEFNFDFHTSEQEEQQVNTLLQYLQKQHPETLAWIAQSASSEIKEIIHQNVQGLVGMLPMDDFDVQITTDREDFANLLASAMMTGYFLSRMEQRKNLESSFSNSDYL
- the smpB gene encoding SsrA-binding protein SmpB, translating into MAKEKERIKIVSDNRQARFLYEILETYEAGIELQGTEVKSIRAGKVNLRDGFALLRDGEVWLMNVHISPYDKSSQFFNHDPRRTRRLLMHNWEIRKLIGQVEQKGLTLVPLKMYFKGSWVKIALGLGKGKKLHDKRETLKRRQDDRDMARAMKR
- a CDS encoding FkbM family methyltransferase, which codes for MLNKIKDKLKYKLAKILAPEIDKKLAVEEKLASVQLFGIAPWYQENLWEPPVQIVLRDLCKPGDIVFDVGANFAGLTTVMSRMVGPKGIVCAFEASPRIIDKTQRNLVLSGCNNVQLFHHAVYSTSHETVKIYLGSHLNDSIYSENGEGSTYEVKTIALDDFIDHTKLVPNLLKMDIEGAEFDAIKGLEKTLIAAKPHLVLETQRNDTRCLDFLRNLGYVAIDVNTYREVKSAEDYPVGADIRNNLYIHGDRLGETPYQAPFQFVSQSILGPEDFKRTKDGSALLKNSLILPKGRYLIDWDFTAEGTDNDLMCGVKVNEKVIFRYHAFSQLLASSYRDWVINLPETSEIQLYFEFQHGTQDPTLTINSAKITKITNFDSLPSALYF
- a CDS encoding glycosyltransferase, translating into MKVLITDFDLFAKVGGGQTFYRSLIRKNPNIDFYYLIEKESSGTKRPDNAYGVPFQEKYFLADLNNFFDVNPPKWVYRSFVRASNIAASLSGREFDLIDSPDYEQWAIFLRPALDYHRVKFDKIALSLHGKISTTLKLDWFNQGKENIPLDLEELKQYATVDLRYGISKSYIDEWQALSPFSAHYYHPLHFFELPQPLEEIASGDRPNLNFIGRTERRKGPDIFIDLAWWLNKDLYNEANIIGPHSFNDTSTISSESYLRSMLGDRQSPVKFLPPKPPQELMGLFARKTVTFVPSRYDTLNLVALESLFSGCPTIIGSGAGVCRLLKEDFPSIPFVEIDLDNIYSCLPAIEHILRDYSGYRSQLVDKVKSSEAVANGPALEEIYHQPSQYEQEIRNELQSWYNQLMGYWVSTQENVSFLQPLKAQLKPTLKQIKNNLKGTAGQLKGRILQPLGDDRNAQLVKAPNLLKKYKETFNATEQTAKDLAEKIQMGWRLGSGYESEFQGVRGKLATNYRIDRVRLWRELARIEELRGNTLVSATYKLRAMRALGEDQFDDLPFVLRTLTEYGFPKEQEAVSALYGQPSEREERCYSLIEQARSDNLINPAGDEYEIWDDRRGEEPRRATIIVSLYNAAAKLPLFLRTLQHQTLIKRGEAEVVLVDSGSPGNEYEVFKALAPELAYPILYVRSPQRETIQSAWNRGIKLAKSPYLAFLGVDETILPDCLEILAGELDQDPELDWAIGHSLVTNVDMQGGWVSDIMPYDRTGYEQDLVYLETCYLSWVGALYRRSIHERFGYYDQSFRGAGDTEFKNRVMPFIKSKVVDKMLGLFWNYPDERTTQSPATEIEDMRAWYLHRTLAGVKYAFQRRSPGEVENLLYHCLGYRKSYCKHVSTDFDHAYNLGLYLEKVQPDAEALKYFAGIKSLLTAYRSLDWFPKLSKFSPLNSMLAARKLTQQWEQEHQQSWPKERIFAPRYSIFNDNRHEQHSFLWFTDITTSKK